One segment of Mugil cephalus isolate CIBA_MC_2020 chromosome 14, CIBA_Mcephalus_1.1, whole genome shotgun sequence DNA contains the following:
- the cpne4b gene encoding copine-4 has translation MSNIYESAEATLGFISSPCLTKVELRVACRGISDRDALSKPDPCVVLKMQSHGQWFEVDRTEVIRSSSGPVFSKVFLVDYYFEEVQRLRFELHDISSGNNGLRDADFLGAMECTLGQIVSQRKLTKALLKQGNTAGKSSIMVTAEELSGNDDYVELSFSARKLDDKDFFSKSDPFLEIFRTNEDGTESLVHRTETVMNNLSPVWKSFKVSLNTLCSGDHDRELKCTVWDWDSNGKHDFIGEFQTTFKEMRAEQEGKQIQWECINPKYQMKKKNYRNSGVVILNHCKIIKMYSFLDYIMGGCQIQFTVAIDFTASNGDPRNSCSLHYIHPYQPNEYLKALVAVGEICQDYDSDKMFPAFGFGALIPPDFKVSHDFAVNFDEDNPECAGIQGVVEAYQNCLPKIQLYGPTNIAPIIQKVASSASEEMHTKEAMEYFILLILTDGVITDMADTREAIVHASHLPMSVIIVGVGNADFTDMQILDGDDGILRSPKGEPVLRDIVQFVPFKDFKHASPAALAKSVLAEVPNQVVDYYNAKGIKPKCMSDYESTRTFSP, from the exons ATGAGCAACATCTATGAGTCTGCGGAGGCCACGCTGGGCTTCATCAGCTCCCCGTGCCTGACCAAAGTGGAGCTGAGAGTGGCCTGCCGGGGGATCTCGGACCGCGACGCCCTCTCCAAGCCCGACCCGTGCGTGGTGCTGAAGATGCAGTCACACGGCCAGTGGTTCGAG GTGGACCGCACAGAGGTGATCCGCAGCAGCAGCGGCCCAGTCTTCTCCAAGGTCTTCCTGGTGGATTACTACTTCGAGGAGGTCCAGAGGCTCCGCTTTGAGCTTCACGACATCAGCTCTGGCAACAACGGCCTCCGTGATGCTGACTTCCTGGGAGCCATGGAGTGCACCTTAGGGCAG ATCGTCTCACAGAGGAAACTGACCAAAGCGCTGCTCAAACAGGGGAACACGGCTGGGAAGTCTTCCATAATG GTGACAGCAGAGGAGCTGTCGGGTAATGATGATTACGTTGAACTCTCGTTCAGCGCTCGTAAGCTCGACGACAAG GATTTCTTCAGCAAGTCAGACCCTTTCCTGGAGATCTTTCGAACAAATGAGGACGGGACAGAGTCACTCGTTCACCGAACCGAG ACGGTTATGAACAACCTGAGCCCAGTTTGGAAATCCTTCAAAGTTTCCTTGAACACACTCTGCAGTGGAGACCATGACAGGGAGCTAAAG TGCACGGTTTGGGACTGGGACTCCAATGGAAAACATGACTTTATTGGGGAGTTTCAGACGACGTTTAAGGAGATGAGGGCAGAGCAAGAGGGCAAACAG ATCCAATGGGAGTGCATCAACCCTAAATatcagatgaagaagaagaattacaGAAACTCTGGTGTTGTCATTCTCAACCACTGTAAG ATCATCAAAATGTATTCCTTCCTGGATTACATCATGGGAGGCTGCCAGATTCAGTTCACA GTGGCGATAGACTTCACTGCGTCCAATGGGGACCCCAGAAACAGCTGCTCCCTCCACTACATCCACCCCTACCAGCCCAACGAGTACCTCAAAGCGCTGGTAGCTGTCGGGGAGATCTGTCAAGACTATGACAG tGATAAAATGTTCCCTGCGTTTGGTTTCGGAGCCCTGATACCGCCTGACTTCAAG GTCTCACACGATTTCGCCGTGAACTTTGACGAGGACAATCCTGAATGTGCCG ggatCCAAGGTGTGGTGGAGGCGTACCAGAACTGCCTCCCTAAGATCCAGCTGTACGGGCCCACCAACATCGCCCCGATAATCCAGAAAGTGGCCtcctctgcttcagaggagaTGCACACCAAAGAGGCCATG GAATACTTCATCCTGCTCATCCTGACCGACGGCGTCATCACCGACATGGCGGACACCCGGGAGGCCATTGTGCACGCCTCCCACCTGCCCATGTCGGTTATCATCGTTGGCGTGGGCAACGCCGATTTCACAGACATGCAGATACTGGATGGGGACGATGGGATCCTTCGTTCGCCCAAGGGCGAGCCTGTCCTCCGTGACATCGTTCAGTTCGTCCCCTTCAAGGACTTCAAGCAC gcgTCCCCAGCCGCCCTGGCTAAGAGCGTTTTGGCCGAAGTCCCGAACCAGGTGGTGGATTACTACAACGCAAAAGGAATTAAACCGAAGTGCATGTCGGACTACGAGTCCACGAGAACCTTCAGCCCCTGA
- the dync1li1 gene encoding cytoplasmic dynein 1 light intermediate chain 1 isoform X2, with translation MATTGRSALLSSTSTGPKSTLDNSNPEEDDGQDLWSTILSEVSTHSRSKLPSGKNVLVMGEVGSGKTTLVAKLQGVEEYMKGRGLEYLYFSVHDDDIDDHTRCNAWVLDGDLYHKGLQGVAVPVDSIDNTLLLIVVDMSRPWNALDSLQKWAAVAREHIDKLRVAPEKLRELEHRLVKQFQEYTEPGSGEDGTPQRRSEDEEGVLLPLGDNTLTHNLGIPMVVVCTKCDAISTLEKEHDYRDEHLDFIQSHIRRFCLQYGASLLYTSVKEMKNLDILYKYLVHRLYGFPFHCPAQVVERDAVFIPSGWDNEKKIAILHENFQTVKAEDSFEDVIVKPPVRKIVHEKEIQAEDDQVFLVKLQSLLAKQPAVTAGRPVDTTSRAPTGSPRTSNRSAAANVANAMPQSGQTSEGVLANFFNSLLTKKAGTGGPGTSGGGNNTPGTVRKSVVSLFWWLRLS, from the exons ATGGCGACCACAGGGAGGAGTGCACTATTATCCTCCACCTCAACTGGACCTAAGAGCACACTGGATAACTCCAACCCAGAGGAGGACGATGGCCAGGACTTATG GTCCACGATCCTGAGCGAAGTGTCAACCCATTCAAGGTCCAAGCTACCGTCGGGGAAGAATGTCCTGGTCATGG GTGAGGTGGGTTCGGGGAAGACCACCTTGGTTGCAAAGCTACAGGGGGTTGAAGAGTACATGAAAGGCCGTGGCCTGGAATACCTCTACTTCAGTGTCCACGACGATGACATTGACG ATCACACTAGGTGTAATGCTTGGGTATTAGATGGAGACCTTTACCACAAAGGTCTGCAAGGAGTAGCTGTACCGGTGGACTCTATCGACAACACGTTGCTGCTTATAGTGGTTGACATGTCGCGGCCGTGGAACGCCCTGGACTCCCTCCAGAAGTGGGCCGCCGTTGCTAGGGAACACATCGACAAACTTCGAGTCGCCCCGGAAAAGCTGCGGGAGCTGGAGCACAGAC TTGTAAAACAGTTCCAAGAGTACACAGAGCCAGGTAGTGGGGAGGACGGCACACCGCAGAGAAGGAGTGAAGACGAGGAGGGCGTGCTGTTGCCGTTAGGAGACAACACACTCACGCACAACCTGGGAATACCAATGGTGGTGGTGTGCACTAAG TGTGACGCTATCAGCACGCTGGAGAAGGAGCACGATTACAGGGACGAACACCTGGACTTCATCCAGTCCCACATCAGACGTTTCTGTCTGCAGT ACGGCGCCTCTCTGCTTTACACGTCGGTGAAAGAGATGAAGAACTTGGACATATTGTACAAATACCTGGTCCACAGACTCTACGGCTTTCCCTTCCACTGCCCAGCGCAAGTGGTGGAAAGAGATGCCGTTTTCAT TCCATCAGGTTGGGACAATGAGAAGAAGATTGCTATACTTCACGAGAACTTCCAGACGGTAAAAGCAGAAGACAGCTTTGAGGACGTAATAGTCAAACCACCAGTCAGAAAG ATTGTACACGAAAAGGAGATTCAGGCAGAAGATGACCAAGTGTTTCTGGTAAAACTGCAG TCGCTGCTCGCCAAACAGCCCGCTGTGACAGCAGGGCGACCAGTG GACACCACTAGCAGAGCACCCACAGGCTCCCCCAGGACGAGTAATCGCTCTGCAGCGGCCAATGTGGCGAACGCTATGCCGCAGTCGG GTCAGACCAGCGAGGGTGTGCTGGCCAACTTCTTCAACAGCCTACTGACAAAGAAAGCCGGGACAGGAGGACCTGGCACATCGGGTGGCGGTAACAACACCCCAGGAACTGTACGGAAGTCAG TTGTTAGCTTATTCTGGTGGCTGAGGCTATCCTGA
- the dync1li1 gene encoding cytoplasmic dynein 1 light intermediate chain 1 isoform X1, producing MATTGRSALLSSTSTGPKSTLDNSNPEEDDGQDLWSTILSEVSTHSRSKLPSGKNVLVMGEVGSGKTTLVAKLQGVEEYMKGRGLEYLYFSVHDDDIDDHTRCNAWVLDGDLYHKGLQGVAVPVDSIDNTLLLIVVDMSRPWNALDSLQKWAAVAREHIDKLRVAPEKLRELEHRLVKQFQEYTEPGSGEDGTPQRRSEDEEGVLLPLGDNTLTHNLGIPMVVVCTKCDAISTLEKEHDYRDEHLDFIQSHIRRFCLQYGASLLYTSVKEMKNLDILYKYLVHRLYGFPFHCPAQVVERDAVFIPSGWDNEKKIAILHENFQTVKAEDSFEDVIVKPPVRKIVHEKEIQAEDDQVFLVKLQSLLAKQPAVTAGRPVDTTSRAPTGSPRTSNRSAAANVANAMPQSGQTSEGVLANFFNSLLTKKAGTGGPGTSGGGNNTPGTVRKSGSKLGLSEVQAELDRISNRETDSDLSNANDTPATDGQDT from the exons ATGGCGACCACAGGGAGGAGTGCACTATTATCCTCCACCTCAACTGGACCTAAGAGCACACTGGATAACTCCAACCCAGAGGAGGACGATGGCCAGGACTTATG GTCCACGATCCTGAGCGAAGTGTCAACCCATTCAAGGTCCAAGCTACCGTCGGGGAAGAATGTCCTGGTCATGG GTGAGGTGGGTTCGGGGAAGACCACCTTGGTTGCAAAGCTACAGGGGGTTGAAGAGTACATGAAAGGCCGTGGCCTGGAATACCTCTACTTCAGTGTCCACGACGATGACATTGACG ATCACACTAGGTGTAATGCTTGGGTATTAGATGGAGACCTTTACCACAAAGGTCTGCAAGGAGTAGCTGTACCGGTGGACTCTATCGACAACACGTTGCTGCTTATAGTGGTTGACATGTCGCGGCCGTGGAACGCCCTGGACTCCCTCCAGAAGTGGGCCGCCGTTGCTAGGGAACACATCGACAAACTTCGAGTCGCCCCGGAAAAGCTGCGGGAGCTGGAGCACAGAC TTGTAAAACAGTTCCAAGAGTACACAGAGCCAGGTAGTGGGGAGGACGGCACACCGCAGAGAAGGAGTGAAGACGAGGAGGGCGTGCTGTTGCCGTTAGGAGACAACACACTCACGCACAACCTGGGAATACCAATGGTGGTGGTGTGCACTAAG TGTGACGCTATCAGCACGCTGGAGAAGGAGCACGATTACAGGGACGAACACCTGGACTTCATCCAGTCCCACATCAGACGTTTCTGTCTGCAGT ACGGCGCCTCTCTGCTTTACACGTCGGTGAAAGAGATGAAGAACTTGGACATATTGTACAAATACCTGGTCCACAGACTCTACGGCTTTCCCTTCCACTGCCCAGCGCAAGTGGTGGAAAGAGATGCCGTTTTCAT TCCATCAGGTTGGGACAATGAGAAGAAGATTGCTATACTTCACGAGAACTTCCAGACGGTAAAAGCAGAAGACAGCTTTGAGGACGTAATAGTCAAACCACCAGTCAGAAAG ATTGTACACGAAAAGGAGATTCAGGCAGAAGATGACCAAGTGTTTCTGGTAAAACTGCAG TCGCTGCTCGCCAAACAGCCCGCTGTGACAGCAGGGCGACCAGTG GACACCACTAGCAGAGCACCCACAGGCTCCCCCAGGACGAGTAATCGCTCTGCAGCGGCCAATGTGGCGAACGCTATGCCGCAGTCGG GTCAGACCAGCGAGGGTGTGCTGGCCAACTTCTTCAACAGCCTACTGACAAAGAAAGCCGGGACAGGAGGACCTGGCACATCGGGTGGCGGTAACAACACCCCAGGAACTGTACGGAAGTCAG GTTCGAAGCTGGGCTTGAGCGAGGTCCAGGCGGAGTTGGACCGCATATCCAACCGGGAGACTGACTCAGATTTGTCCAATGCCAACGACACCCCTGCCACCGACGGCCAGGACACATGA